In Haliotis asinina isolate JCU_RB_2024 unplaced genomic scaffold, JCU_Hal_asi_v2 scaffold_17, whole genome shotgun sequence, a single genomic region encodes these proteins:
- the LOC137269879 gene encoding NXPE family member 3-like yields the protein MTFVVESHPGFEPAPSEYTYATPAFKEHFPILAKKLVQKLFWNVAVIFLGDISQRNKLCGQREMNFKFKKVMILAVFLLAAGLLYLSWNGVEKFQIAPGHVQHGKGHQNRKHKAAHELTLKPVKTETEILNDANYQDSNRHASGKFSKLFLIEKSHVYGLNETVNIRIVLKDRKSKPKTRGGDMLVVWMKDRRRKASSAGYVIDHDNGTYTGVLRTMWTGQAVIYVAILSSRERMTFIYKTFRTGFFGKHVYCLFDAQNITETTEGYLDERFLKKETLCNLTAENWGVPFYCTKPEKHGFECHHWSRVNTVHFKPVPTEADTSWYRSCAFEKLQDWIHIRVSSVKAAAVFSTSPCGKKRFRDSWGTPSPIGFFCNSTWRQRKCFNILSTNDYHQCLTNRSLRVFGDSTVRQFFTVLYKTLNLKMRTGPWFLGQKLTSHKRYYYMEAYEERHNYTVAWIPHGLPMSYFNANRTAIRPVFVRLDEIPSGSSDIILINLYAHFNLFPVHIFRDQLKRTRISIQKLLTRSPNIKLAIKGPHNYIHPISNHTLGGLWGPIYESIIKQEFVALYDRVFYLDVWDMTIAVENANVHPDEHVVSMMIHTFLGYLCVE from the exons ATGACTTttgtggttgagtcccatccaggattcgaacctgcaccatCAGA GTACACATATGCTACGCCCGCCTTTAAGGAACATTTTCCTATCCTAGCTAAGAAGCTGGTGCAGAAGTTGTTTTGGAATGTTGCAGTGATATTTCTAGGGGATATTTCACAACGGAACAAGCTCTgtggtcaaagggaa atgaatttcaaatttaaaaaagTGATGATTCTCGCGGTTTTCTTACTAGCTGCAGGGTTGCTGTATTTATCGTGGAATGGCGTTGAGAA GTTTCAGATTGCTCCAGGACATGTACAGCACGGAAAAGGTCACCAGAACCGGAAACATAAAGCTGCACATGAACTCACCCTAAAACCTGTGAAGACAGAAACGGAAATTCTGAATGATGCCAACTATCAAGATTCAAATCGTCATGCTTCAGGAAAGTTCTCAAAGTTATTCCTGATTGAGAAATCGCATGTCTACGGACTGAATGAAACCGTAAATATCAGGATCGTGTTAAAGGATCGTAAAAGCAAACCAAAAACCCGAGGGGGAGATATGCTGGTTGTGTGGATGAAAGACAGAAGGAGAAAAGCTTCTTCCGCCGGATATGTTATTGACCATGACAATGGGACATATACGGGTGTTCTGCGCACCATGTGGACTGGGCAAGCTGTGATATATGTAGCAATATTGTCATCCAGAGAAAGAATGACTTTTATATACAAGACATTCAGAACCGGATTTTTTGGAAAGCATGTTTATTGCTTGTTTGATGCACAAAACATCACAGAGACTACTGAGGGGTACTTGGATGAACGGTTTTTGAAAAAAGAGACCCTTTGCAATCTGACTGCTGAAAATTGGGGTGTTCCGTTTTATTGTACCAAACCTGAAAAACACGGATTTGAGTGTCACCATTGGAGTAGAGTTAATACTGTTCATTTTAAGCCAGTGCCCACGGAAGCTGATACAAGCTGGTATAGATC ATGTGCCTTTGAGAAATTGCAGGACTGGATCCATATACGTGTTTCTTCTG tgaaagCTGCGGCAGTGTTTTCAACATCTCCATGTGGAAAGAAGCGATTTCGTGACAGCTGGGGAACACCATCGCCCATTGGCTTCTTCTGCAACTCAACATGGAGACAACgaaaatgttttaacattttatCAACAAATGACTATCATCAATGCTTGACCAACAGGTCATTGAGGGTGTTTGGCGACTCTACTGTCAGACAGTTTTTCACAGTCTTGTACAAAACACTGAATCTTAAGATGAGAACAGGACCCTGGTTTCTTGGACAGAAATTAACCTCACACAAACGATATTACTACATGGAGGCCTACGAGGAAAGACATAACTATACAGTTGCTTGGATTCCCCATGGTCTTCCTATGTCGTATTTCAATGCCAATAGGACAGCGATTAGACCTGTATTTGTCCGCTTAGATGAAATACCTTCGGGGTCAAGTGACATCATCTTAATCAATCTATACGCTCATTTTAACCTGTTCCCTGTGCACATATTTAGGGATCAACTGAAACGTACGCGGATTTCAATACAGAAACTATTGACACGATCTCCTAATATCAAACTAGCTATCAAAGGACCCCACAATTACATACATCCCATAAGCAATCATACTCTAGGGGGGCTGTGGGGACCTATATACGAAAGCATCATCAAACAGGAGTTTGTTGCTTTGTATGATCGTGTGTTTTATCTCGATGTATGGGACATGACAATTGCTGTTGAGAATGCTAATGTTCATCCAGATGAACACGTTGTGAGTATGATGATTCACACATTTCTTGGTTATCTGTGTGTCGAATAA